In Telopea speciosissima isolate NSW1024214 ecotype Mountain lineage chromosome 10, Tspe_v1, whole genome shotgun sequence, the DNA window CCCTGAGAGCCTAAGCTCTTCTCCAGCTCTCGGCTTCCCCGACATCAGATTCTTCCGTTACCGCAGATTGAGGTGATCGATTTTCAAACTCATTAcatagaggaaaaaaaaaattgccgaACCCTTCGAAGAGTGGGAACCGAAGAGGGATAGAAGACAATGGAAAAGGAGCGAGGAAATTAAAGAACAAAGCAAAGTCTTTTCACGGGAGAACCCATATGACTGGGGTGGGAATTCGCCGGCCAAATACAGACCCGGATCTGCTTTCTGCCAAAAAATTGCAGGAGATTCCGCCAGAAGGAACACAGAGCAAAAATCGCCAATTGTTTGGGTATGATTGGCAAATCGTACTGAGCGGATACTTTGTGGGGTTTGGTGGGGCAGCGGGAATTGTTGTGGCATTCTTTGTCTTTTCAGATCGAGGAAGGAAAAGGATGTTTCTTGGTCATGAACATACCTGTGTCAAGAGACCGTCGTAGCAGGTCGACTGGAGGAGAAACAAGATGCTATACCTTGATCGTAGTAGGAAAGGAGGAAGTGATGAACCAAGGATGAGAAGTAGGGTCTCGAGCGGCGCTTTCCTCAAGAGTTGGATGAAGAGTGAAAACGAAACTGGGTATTAGGGTTCACTAGTTTACCCTCAAGAGATGGGCGTTTTTGTCTTTTCCATGATAAATTGATACATTATTACAACTATACATTGCCTATaactaatacagggtcgggtcagggccgggccgggctaagccCGGGGTCTTATCCcgaacccaacccgaccctgccagggtcagccaaaatctcaaccctgacccgcccttcgggctggCAGATCAGGGTCAGGTCCGGGCCGGactcagggcgggtttgggccagccgggtattattgacacccctagttgtaAGTCTCCAAGCCAGTAGCTATGGTACTGAAAACATCTCTTGTTGAAAGTGCTGCAATTCTTTTGAACTCTAAAGATCCGTTGGCCCCTCTTATTTTCAGTAATAGAATTGGACACTCTGGCTTTATGGGTTGTTATGTCTTCAAGGATATATTCTTTGTATAGAAGAGTAATAAAAAGTCACAAAATTGTTCTCATTTCTGTAAGttgtaaaaaattttatttcttttttgtatgATTAACGGGTTTTACTTGTATTCGTATTCTCATAGAGAAGAtttgtcttttttcctttatcttGGCCAATGAAAGagacttaaatttttttttctttcaacattTTGATTGATGTAGTAATGGAGAAAATATGAGTGCACATGGAATGATCTGCTCACTTTTTTCTCAAACCAAACAAAAGTAATCTTTAATATTTAGGGATTGTTCTTTACTCTTGACACCAAATGATCCAATTAACGTGTCACAGGCCAGAATCAAAACAATCGAAACTCCAGTACCTACATCTTCCCATTTCCCTCTGTAATAGCATTGAGCTCTAACTTGATACAATCTCTTTAAAGTTGTTTGTGACTGAAATCTGAAACCAGTCCCCTTTTATGTAGAGCTGCTGCTTCCTGTTTCCAGCTTTTTCTTGTAGATCAGATTTGGCTACCATGTCCTGCCCTCTCAATCTTTTGGGTTAATCTTTCACTCTTCCCAATAAAACCGTTTGAACCCGTGAATTCCATTGGAACAAGCTTTACCAATAACAACACAACAGCCTATATTCAGTGTTAATTGAAGATAAAAGGAACCAATAACTAAACCATGGACCACTTCAGTCTGGCTAATGGAATGGGGTATTGAAAAGAAATTGTTTTCCTTGACATTGTATAATACTTCAGTGAATTTAAGCTTTGTCGAGTTCTTGAAATCgaatttgaaattgaagaaatctttTGTATGTGGGTGAAAATTTTTTCataatggttaaaaaaattgtatttttgTTGAGGCCATCTCTCATTTCCCTCCATTCCTCTGTCTTACACCccttccattctctctctctctcactgtcACACACACATTCTTGTCCACGTGCATTTGCAAGTGCaattttactagtatatatatatatatatatagttctaTACACTGTGATTCATGGAATcacaagataaaataaaaaataaaaaacataaaaaaatcaaagactaaagAAGAGTAGAAAAAAGGGTAGTTGTTGAAATCTCAagtctaaaccctaaccctcatcaacaaaacggtaaagatgtcaacggatggtcgaaaatttGTATTCGATCCGCATTCATATCCATATAGGAGAATTCGTATTAAAAAAATCACCATCCAGAAACTAtacaaatccgtccgaaaactaatatGATATTATCCGAATTCGCCCAAATATAATcagatacaaatatgataatacCACTATCAGATCGAATTCGATCCATGTTCACCCTTAAGTTAAAGCCAAATGGTTTCTTGGTTTGGCGGGTCTTAAAAAAATCGTGCCATTCAAAAAGGTTGTATGACAATTGGTCCGAATTGGCTTTATGTCAAAGTTTTAACTTAAATTCAGTTACATACTTTTGCATGCCCTCACATATATTTCTATGCACTTCTTTTGAATTCTTGGATTTTCAATGTTTTTGTTTTGCCATGTGGCTCACCTAGGTTAGGTTAAAACTTGACATTGAACAAGGAACCTTGGAATCTATGGATgcttttggtatgcattcttgatcAGTACTGAATTCCAATAAATCATATCAAGCACAACCTTAATTTCAAAACGTCTACTAAGTGATACCATCCTCTTTCAAAGTATAATTGTATAGTTCATTCTCTTTAACCACAATTTAGAATTGAGATCTTTATGAGGGCGGGGTGCTCGGGACTCCAAAAATGTTAAGAATAAAAAGTTGAGATGATGAATATACGTTAGATAATGGGTCCGGATGTTTAAGATCATGGGTGAAAAGCTAAGGCTATGTTTTGTATGATTTATTGGACTGCATGGCAAGAATGCAATCCAAACATTGATTAGAGATCTTTTCCTGCATCTACCAAACCAGGAATCGTACTCCCACGATTAGATATTATAAACTTTTTTTAAGTGACTACAAACTTTAGATATTATAGATTTAAAATGAGTTTGGTTCCTTTGCACGTACGTGCAGGtgcacgtacatgtgagaggcaaccacTGAACTGCGTGtcttatttttaccatttacaaagGGAGGAGggatatttatgaaaacaaataaACATGTAATTGACTATGAGATGTAGGTTCACTTGCACGTATGTGCAGATGATCAATTCTGCACAGCCACGACAATTGGATCTGTCATCCCCGATTCCATGACTCGGCAAGCTCTGTAAAAGCAACCCGAGAGGACCCACCCTCCGCCCACGCAGCCAAAGccttctccttcatctcttGACAGCTTTTGCtaatctctctcatctcctccGAGTCCAGCAGCATTCTGACTCGCTTCTCAACCTCGGCAGCAATCACAAACCCATCCTCCTCCTCCGCCTCCATTGGCAACGCTACCCTCATCTCCTCCACCAAAACCTCCTTATTCATATGCTGCTCTGCATAGAGCGGCCACGCCACCATTGGCACCGCAGCGCAGACTGCTTCCAACACCGAGTTCCACCCGCAATGAGTCACGAATCCACCTACCGCTTCTCTATTCAACACCTCCACCTGCGGCGCCCATGATTTCACCACCAAACCCCTGTCGCTGGTCCGCTCCAGAAACCCCTCCGGCATCACAGCTTCAAGATCGAAATCCATGGCAGACAGCTGCATTTTACCACCGCCGATTGGTGGAGGGTTCTTCACCACCCACAAGAACCtttgtccactcctctcaagcCCAACGGCGATCTCTGCAATCTGCTTCACCGAAAACACGCCTAGGCTGCCAAAACACAAGAAAATTACGCTCCGACTCGGTTGCTTATCAAGCCAGGACAAACAATCGGCGGCACTATATTGATCTTTGGGTTCTGCAAGCAATGGTCCAACACAGAAAATGGCCGGCGCTTGATTCCTGACCGCATTGATTGCTTTTGGCTCTAGTGCCTCAATGGTATTTGTTATAATTCCCTTTGATTTGAGGAGATTCTTACCCAGATCCAGCATCTTATCGTAAACCTGGTTAGTCCGATCGAGTAAAGATGACCCCATTTGTGAAGCTCGAAGTGGGGGCAATCCTGGGATTTGGATAACAGTAGTGTTGCCAAGCTCACTGAAGCTCTTGTTCGTCTGGTTATGGAGGTTTGGGAGGTGAAGCATCATTGCAACAGTAGAGGCGCCATTGGGAAAGTAGTAGTAAAGAGGGATGTTCAGCTCAGTGGCAACAGGGGAGGCTGGGTGACAGAAGAAATCAATCACAAGGGCAGCAACAGAGGAGGTTTCAGAGATGGTTTGAAGGGTTTGGAGAAGGTTTGCGTTATTGAGGCGAATTGATTCGAGGGGTATTGCGACCGGGTGGATAGTTGGTGATGGTGGAAGAGAAGGAGGGTTGGGAAGAGCAGGGAAGCGATGGAAGGTTATTGATGGGTCTGTGAGTGAGACATGATCAATGTAAAGATTGATGGCGGCGCTGTTAAAAGAGTTGCCTGAAATGAGGACTGTGAGGGATAAACGATGGTTGTAGTGGCAGATGATACGCTTGCCCAGCTCAACCATAGAGACTAGATGGCCGATTGCAGGGAATGGATAGAGAACTATAGTGTCCTTCATTTCCATCTCCGATATCCCGATCGTCTCAGAATCAAGGAGCGCAAGACAATGGACTGAGAAGAACTAGAAATGTCAAATAGGAATGATTTTGCTGTAGGAAATTTGATTCATGATACAAGTAATTTATAGGAAACGGAGAGGGTATTGTACTATTGTGAGTCCTTGACTTGCAATGAAAAAGAAAGTCTTTCATTGTGGATCATACTTTTCTCTCTCTGGTAGGaatgtttttattattaagggaaaaagtactctctccgggagtgtggcctatgctgcAAGTagtcccatgagtctatctctctctttcccatgtgaaaagacacctctgcctctttattttaatgaagagagagatagacacatgggagtgctgacgtagaccatactcccatacagaaaattgcttccccATTATTAATTATTACATTTGTTACCTTtgtcatcaaaaaaaaaaaaaaaaaaagaatgctacctggtcgcgTAGGTGCGCagcccctgtgcccagacaaAGGATCGTGCGACATGACTGTTGCACCATCAgggatttctgtttttttttttcatgagaGCGCAATAATCATTTTGTGTggccctgtgtctaggcacaggggcCGTGCGCCGAACGTGATCAGATAGGGATGAGGGACTATGTAATGTACACGATCAtgcccatccaacggttgaaagcCCGATCATGTACCATGCACGGCTGTGTGCGAAACTCTCCTATTCTcctaatataatatttatttttttcttttattcatctCTCATTCTTATTTTTTACTTTACCTTTAAATCTACATCAAAGTATGTATTGAAATGATCTAACTCCATATTGCATAACAATGATATATCGTACAATTAAtgtttatatttaattttagaaaaaaaattttaggtgGGGCAAGGTGGACCTTGGGCAAgcagggccaatgggagtgtgcACAAAGTATTTACAAGGTTGGTGTTTCTGTCTTTTATGGAGCAGGGCAGTCATTTCGTCCCCCCTTTGTGTTTGGGCGCAAGGGCCATGCTCCCCCTCATAAACCATATTCCCTTAATTTTAATGTCCACACTGATACTGTAAATCATATATGGTACATAATCTTTAAAATGCATCACTGAATTATTGAACTAAttaaaacatcaacttatttaAGTACATACCTAGTTTAAATTAATACATAAACCGAAATGCTATGTAAAATTGGTCAATCTatatcacatacatcaaatacCATACCttgttggatttttattttttgggggttaaTACTTTGTCGGACTTTTTGAAGATGGTCATGTGGATGTTAGAATGGAATATAAACATTAAAAGAATATTATGGTATTAACAACTATGTAATATATAGTTAGATCATCttaatatgtaataattaaatgGTAGATTTAAAAGTGAAAtgtaaaaataatgaaaatgtgTCATTCAGGGGTGATCATAGCATTTTAAAAAACCATGGAAAAAGAAGTGTTGTTAGAAAATAGGGTACCAAATCAAAATTTGATACATAATaaaactaatttataggaaatggAGAGGGATATGCGAGTCTATGACTTGCAAACTATTATATGTAATCGTTACTTACATTTTAAGAAAGTGTCCGGCCCTCTTGTGTTCCCATTCTAGCCCATCCGTGGGTCCTTTCCTAAGCCCTCTACGGGTCCCCTCCATGGCTCTGGTGGACACTTtacacattaaaaaaaaaataaaataaaataaaataaaataaaataaaaattataattataataaaggaaaaaacgaaaaaaagaaAGTCTGTGACTTGTAACGTATGCCTAAAtaacaaaatgggaaaattttGTCACACTAAATTTAACCTATATTTGCTTAAATTCTCCTAATATAATTAATTTTTCCTTCATTCATATCTAATTCGCTATtgcattttaaaatatttaaattattCATCAATGTCATGTTTTTGGCAAAAGTCTCATATTAGATcctgatccgatccgataccaaaATTACGAACCATGATTACGTGGGAAGTAATTGGAGAAAACGTGCGAAGAAAAAAACTCCCCAAAATATAAAAATCCCTTCTAAGTTATGAAAAAACAATAGATGTGATttcatcagtttttttttggtaaaggagAATTTATTGATCTTGGGGGCATGAAAAGCACATGGCTTTGTCGACAGCATGTAAGACAACTAGATAAGTTGGCCATACTCTATTCCTTGGCTTCATGAACTTGTTGTAAATTTACATGTCACCTCATATacatctctctctgtctctctcatgAGTAATGCACTCTTGCTTCAATTCATTGACCTTTACCATGACATCTAAGACGACAGGATGAAGATAGAGCCTCGAGGGTTCGTAGTTTCTTGGCCTTCCTCCCTTCCCAATATATGTGGTTCCTATTCAATGAATCAGTGTGACTACAAACAATTCAGAATTATTACAATAATCATGAAATGCAAAGAACCGTAAATTGTTTTAGatcttgtatatatatgtaattgggatttggatcctctgctacCGCCTGCCTGTGCGGCCGGTGTGCGGCCTTACACAGGTATGGACAAAA includes these proteins:
- the LOC122643931 gene encoding UDP-glycosyltransferase 88F3-like; protein product: MKDTIVLYPFPAIGHLVSMVELGKRIICHYNHRLSLTVLISGNSFNSAAINLYIDHVSLTDPSITFHRFPALPNPPSLPPSPTIHPVAIPLESIRLNNANLLQTLQTISETSSVAALVIDFFCHPASPVATELNIPLYYYFPNGASTVAMMLHLPNLHNQTNKSFSELGNTTVIQIPGLPPLRASQMGSSLLDRTNQVYDKMLDLGKNLLKSKGIITNTIEALEPKAINAVRNQAPAIFCVGPLLAEPKDQYSAADCLSWLDKQPSRSVIFLCFGSLGVFSVKQIAEIAVGLERSGQRFLWVVKNPPPIGGGKMQLSAMDFDLEAVMPEGFLERTSDRGLVVKSWAPQVEVLNREAVGGFVTHCGWNSVLEAVCAAVPMVAWPLYAEQHMNKEVLVEEMRVALPMEAEEEDGFVIAAEVEKRVRMLLDSEEMREISKSCQEMKEKALAAWAEGGSSRVAFTELAESWNRG